A portion of the Pseudarthrobacter sp. L1SW genome contains these proteins:
- a CDS encoding electron transfer flavoprotein subunit alpha/FixB family protein, translating to MANVLVFIDNPGAALKKGSLELLTLGRSLGQTAVALNGKLHDDVAATFAEYGVTSVLLPAAEDLDDFLVAPKAAYLAAAAGHVGADIVLLDNSPEGKEIAARAGIRLNAGVITDVVAVDADGTAHKSVLAGSYNTACKASTAVSVLTVKANNVSPEPAASPSSPETTTVEVPAGSTAAAARITAREQKVASGRPDLTDARIVVAGGRGLDGDFTPVEELADALGAAVGASRAATDAGWISHDAQVGQTGKTVSPQLYISAGISGAIQQKAGMQTAKVIVAINKDAESPVFEIADFGIVGDLFDVLPQATAEIKKRKG from the coding sequence ATGGCAAACGTACTTGTATTCATTGACAACCCCGGGGCTGCGCTCAAGAAGGGCAGCCTGGAGCTGCTCACCCTGGGCCGCTCCCTCGGCCAGACGGCCGTTGCGCTGAACGGCAAGCTGCACGACGACGTCGCAGCCACCTTCGCTGAGTACGGCGTCACCTCGGTGCTGCTCCCCGCAGCAGAGGACCTCGACGACTTCCTCGTCGCCCCCAAGGCGGCCTACCTGGCAGCTGCGGCCGGGCACGTGGGCGCGGACATCGTCCTGCTGGACAATTCCCCTGAGGGCAAGGAGATCGCCGCCCGTGCCGGCATCCGCCTGAACGCCGGCGTTATCACCGATGTGGTTGCCGTGGACGCTGACGGCACCGCGCACAAGTCCGTCCTCGCGGGTTCCTACAACACCGCCTGCAAGGCCTCCACCGCGGTCAGCGTGCTGACGGTGAAGGCCAACAACGTCAGCCCGGAACCGGCTGCGTCGCCAAGCTCGCCGGAGACCACCACGGTGGAGGTTCCCGCCGGCAGCACGGCCGCGGCGGCCCGGATCACCGCCCGTGAGCAGAAAGTGGCAAGCGGCCGCCCGGACCTGACCGACGCCCGCATCGTGGTCGCCGGCGGCCGCGGCCTTGACGGCGACTTCACCCCCGTGGAGGAACTTGCCGACGCCCTCGGGGCAGCCGTGGGCGCCTCCCGCGCGGCCACCGACGCCGGCTGGATCAGCCATGATGCGCAGGTGGGGCAGACAGGCAAGACCGTGTCCCCACAGCTTTACATCTCCGCGGGAATCTCCGGCGCCATCCAGCAGAAGGCCGGCATGCAGACGGCGAAGGTGATCGTGGCCATCAACAAGGACGCTGAGTCGCCGGTTTTCGAGATCGCCGACTTCGGCATCGTCGGAGACCTCTTCGACGTCCTCCCGCAGGCCACCGCTGAAATCAAGAAGCGAAAAGGCTGA
- a CDS encoding cytochrome b/b6 domain-containing protein codes for MSTPTKKPGTAAGKRSRLYWGVPAVLGGLVLVVLIAKWLMGLPAIASFVADYPGHSELPDAAPVGFPAWLAWQHFLNAFFLLLIIRTGWQVRTTTRPSGHWTRNNKGLIKTKNPPTKITLELWFHLTLDALWVVNGLVFAVLLFATGQWMRIVPTGWDVFPNALSAALQYASLDWPTENGWINYNALQLLTYFVTVFVAAPLAFITGLRMSGAWPKKAASLNRAFPIEWARAVHFPVMIYFVAFIVVHVFLVLATGALRNLNHMYGVQDNDGWFGFWVFLASVVVMVAAWFLARPLFLRPVASLMGKVSR; via the coding sequence ATGTCCACACCCACGAAGAAACCCGGTACCGCGGCGGGTAAGCGGTCGCGACTCTACTGGGGGGTCCCTGCCGTCCTGGGCGGACTGGTCCTCGTGGTGTTGATTGCCAAATGGCTGATGGGCCTGCCTGCCATTGCCTCCTTCGTTGCCGACTATCCCGGCCATTCCGAGCTTCCGGACGCTGCCCCCGTGGGCTTTCCTGCCTGGCTTGCCTGGCAGCACTTCCTCAACGCGTTCTTCCTCCTGCTGATCATCCGTACCGGCTGGCAGGTGCGCACCACCACCCGCCCCAGCGGGCACTGGACCCGGAACAACAAAGGGCTGATCAAGACCAAGAACCCGCCCACCAAAATCACCCTTGAGCTGTGGTTCCACTTGACGCTGGATGCCCTGTGGGTCGTCAATGGCCTGGTGTTCGCTGTCCTGCTCTTTGCCACCGGGCAGTGGATGCGGATTGTTCCCACGGGCTGGGATGTTTTCCCCAACGCACTGTCGGCCGCCCTGCAGTATGCCTCCCTGGACTGGCCCACCGAGAACGGCTGGATCAACTACAACGCCCTTCAGCTGCTGACGTACTTCGTGACGGTCTTCGTCGCCGCTCCGCTGGCCTTCATCACCGGCCTCCGTATGTCCGGTGCCTGGCCCAAGAAGGCGGCAAGCCTCAACAGGGCCTTTCCCATCGAGTGGGCACGGGCCGTCCACTTCCCTGTGATGATCTACTTTGTGGCGTTCATCGTGGTGCACGTGTTCCTGGTGCTCGCCACCGGAGCACTTCGCAACCTCAACCACATGTATGGTGTGCAGGACAATGACGGGTGGTTCGGTTTCTGGGTCTTCCTGGCCTCGGTCGTGGTCATGGTGGCCGCCTGGTTCCTGGCCCGGCCGCTCTTCCTGAGACCGGTAGCCTCCCTGATGGGCAAGGTCAGCCGCTGA
- a CDS encoding electron transfer flavoprotein subunit beta/FixA family protein → MKIIVLVKHVPDAQFDRHLNGEGYTTDRDESILSELDEYALEAALQLAEARGGVKAGNQVIALSMGPSGAVNAIKKALQIGATEGVHLTDDALAGSDAAATSLALAETIRHLGSVDLVITGMASTDGETSLVPAQLAERLGLPQVTFASTLEVDGGRLTARRDADTSSETVEAPLPAVVSVTDQINEPRYPNFKGIIAAKRKSITTLSLADIGVDPAQVGHAGSWTRVLSAEERPPRTAGTIITDEGDAGIKLVDFLAAQKLL, encoded by the coding sequence TTGAAGATCATCGTCCTGGTCAAGCATGTACCGGACGCGCAGTTTGACCGCCACCTCAACGGGGAGGGCTACACGACTGACCGCGACGAGAGCATCCTGTCCGAGCTTGACGAATACGCACTTGAGGCAGCGCTGCAGCTGGCCGAAGCCCGCGGGGGAGTCAAGGCAGGCAACCAGGTCATCGCGCTGAGCATGGGCCCCTCGGGTGCAGTCAACGCCATCAAGAAGGCGCTGCAGATCGGAGCCACGGAGGGCGTGCACCTGACGGATGACGCCCTGGCCGGCTCGGACGCTGCGGCAACGTCCCTGGCATTGGCGGAAACAATCCGGCACCTGGGCAGCGTGGACCTGGTTATCACCGGCATGGCGTCAACCGACGGTGAAACCTCCCTGGTCCCCGCCCAGCTCGCGGAACGGCTCGGCCTGCCCCAGGTGACCTTCGCTTCCACGCTGGAGGTGGACGGCGGACGCCTCACCGCACGCCGCGACGCGGATACGTCGTCCGAGACGGTCGAGGCCCCGCTCCCCGCTGTTGTCTCCGTGACGGACCAGATCAACGAGCCGCGCTACCCCAATTTCAAGGGCATCATCGCAGCCAAGCGCAAGAGCATCACCACACTCTCGCTCGCTGACATTGGAGTGGACCCGGCGCAGGTGGGACACGCCGGTTCCTGGACCCGTGTGCTCAGCGCCGAGGAACGCCCGCCCCGGACAGCCGGCACCATCATCACCGACGAAGGCGACGCCGGCATCAAGCTCGTTGACTTCCTGGCCGCCCAGAAGCTGCTCTAA
- a CDS encoding PspA/IM30 family protein — protein sequence MVKQSIFGRIAQLAKANVNSLLDNAEDPQKMLDQMVRDYTNNIAEAESAVAQTIGNLRMLEDDYNEDVKNARDWGNKALAASRKADEFRASGDVVDAEKFDNLAKVALQRQMAAENEAKGAEPSIASQREVVEKLKTGLDQMKGKLNQLTSKRNELVARSKTAAAQSQVHDAIKSIDIMDPTSEVGRFEEKIRREEAKVRGQQELAASSLDAQFNQLEDLGEQVEIEARLAALKSGNSSKPALGASGSAAPASTVEEADFDKL from the coding sequence ATGGTTAAGCAGTCCATTTTCGGCCGCATCGCGCAGCTGGCGAAGGCAAACGTCAACTCGTTGCTGGACAACGCTGAGGATCCGCAGAAGATGCTGGACCAGATGGTCCGGGACTACACCAACAACATCGCGGAGGCAGAGTCCGCCGTTGCGCAGACCATCGGCAACCTCCGGATGCTCGAGGACGACTACAACGAGGACGTCAAGAACGCCCGCGACTGGGGCAACAAGGCACTCGCCGCCTCGCGCAAGGCTGATGAATTCCGCGCCAGCGGCGACGTGGTGGACGCCGAGAAGTTCGACAACCTTGCCAAGGTAGCCCTGCAGCGGCAGATGGCCGCCGAAAATGAGGCAAAGGGCGCGGAGCCGAGCATCGCTTCCCAGCGCGAAGTGGTGGAGAAGCTGAAGACCGGGCTGGACCAGATGAAGGGCAAGCTCAACCAGCTGACCAGCAAGCGCAACGAGCTGGTGGCACGGTCCAAGACCGCGGCAGCCCAGTCCCAGGTCCACGACGCCATCAAGAGCATCGACATAATGGACCCCACCAGCGAGGTTGGCCGGTTCGAAGAGAAGATCCGCCGCGAAGAAGCCAAGGTCCGCGGCCAGCAGGAGCTCGCCGCTTCGAGCCTGGACGCCCAGTTCAACCAGCTTGAAGACCTCGGGGAGCAGGTTGAGATCGAGGCGCGCCTGGCTGCCCTGAAATCTGGCAATTCATCAAAGCCGGCCCTCGGCGCTTCGGGGTCCGCGGCCCCAGCATCAACCGTTGAGGAAGCTGACTTCGACAAACTCTGA
- a CDS encoding S1C family serine protease produces the protein MTENQTPGQAPRNGGAERDPWERQHPGQPEDNAAGPQQSGGAGTGERGPREYPTERLDRQGDNPTQEIPGAPRPVYPERQPFYGQGASQEPAPGHQQAPPQPGYGYYGQGGQYGGAVGLAPNPKDAPRRKASFGVGTLVASILAAGLVGGGVATVGSAGLGNAGAGTTVGSNSQPGTVIVNNQDSVNAITAAAVKASPSVVTISASTGSAGGTGSGIILNDQGHILTNTHVVTLDGQTANAALEVRTSDGRVLGAKLVGTDPLSDLAVIKVDNASGLTSATLGDSGKLNVGDTAIAIGSPLGLTGTVTDGIVSTLNRTISVASAAAPEGDKSEDSGDGFQFAPPGGGESQQPANKGEIAINVIQTDAAINPGNSGGALVNSSGEIIGVNVAIASAGSSASSTSGNIGVGFSIPINHAKRVAQEIIDTGKASHGQLGVSVRKKAASSTSSEFSVGADVATVEANSAAGKAGIKVGDVITKFNDLAIGEPNQLTAAVREQRAGANVKITVLRNGAEQTFDVTLGTAAG, from the coding sequence ATGACTGAGAACCAGACGCCCGGGCAGGCCCCGAGGAATGGCGGCGCGGAACGGGATCCCTGGGAGCGCCAGCACCCCGGCCAGCCGGAGGACAATGCTGCGGGACCGCAGCAGTCCGGCGGGGCGGGAACCGGTGAGCGCGGTCCACGGGAGTACCCCACGGAGCGGCTGGACCGGCAAGGGGACAACCCCACGCAGGAGATCCCCGGAGCACCGCGTCCGGTCTATCCCGAGCGGCAGCCGTTCTATGGACAGGGTGCCTCCCAGGAGCCAGCGCCTGGTCACCAGCAGGCACCACCGCAGCCCGGCTACGGTTACTACGGCCAGGGCGGCCAGTATGGAGGCGCGGTGGGCCTTGCCCCCAACCCCAAGGACGCGCCGCGGCGGAAAGCCTCGTTCGGCGTCGGCACGCTGGTGGCCAGCATCCTCGCTGCCGGACTTGTGGGAGGCGGAGTGGCCACGGTTGGTTCCGCGGGACTGGGTAACGCCGGTGCCGGCACCACGGTGGGCAGCAACAGCCAGCCCGGGACGGTCATCGTCAATAACCAGGACAGCGTCAATGCCATCACCGCAGCTGCCGTGAAGGCATCACCCAGCGTGGTGACCATCAGCGCCTCCACCGGCAGCGCCGGCGGCACCGGCTCCGGCATCATCCTCAACGACCAGGGGCATATCCTCACCAACACCCACGTGGTCACCCTGGACGGCCAAACGGCCAACGCAGCCCTCGAAGTGCGGACCAGTGACGGGCGTGTCCTCGGCGCCAAACTCGTGGGCACGGATCCACTGTCCGACCTCGCCGTCATCAAGGTGGACAACGCCTCAGGCCTCACCTCCGCAACCCTGGGCGACTCCGGCAAGCTGAACGTCGGGGACACCGCCATTGCCATCGGTTCGCCCCTGGGCCTGACCGGCACCGTGACGGACGGTATCGTCTCGACCCTCAACAGGACCATCAGCGTGGCCTCCGCCGCCGCACCGGAAGGGGACAAAAGCGAGGACAGCGGCGACGGCTTCCAGTTCGCACCTCCGGGCGGCGGTGAAAGCCAGCAGCCCGCCAACAAGGGCGAGATTGCCATCAACGTCATCCAGACAGACGCCGCCATCAACCCCGGCAACTCCGGCGGCGCCTTGGTAAACAGCAGCGGCGAGATCATCGGCGTGAATGTGGCGATCGCCTCGGCGGGGTCAAGCGCATCATCCACCAGCGGCAACATCGGGGTGGGCTTCAGCATCCCCATCAACCACGCCAAGCGCGTAGCCCAGGAGATCATCGACACAGGCAAGGCATCCCACGGCCAGCTGGGCGTCAGCGTCCGGAAGAAGGCCGCATCCAGCACCTCGTCCGAGTTCTCGGTAGGCGCGGACGTTGCCACGGTGGAAGCGAATTCGGCTGCGGGCAAGGCCGGGATCAAGGTGGGCGACGTCATCACGAAGTTCAATGACCTTGCCATCGGTGAACCGAACCAGCTGACCGCGGCTGTCCGCGAACAGCGTGCCGGCGCCAATGTGAAGATCACCGTCCTGCGCAACGGCGCGGAGCAGACCTTCGACGTCACGCTCGGCACCGCGGCCGGCTAG
- a CDS encoding deoxyribodipyrimidine photo-lyase, with the protein MESSGVTSIVWLRDDLRLDDNPALAEAAALGLPLTVLFILDEESEGIRPLGGATRWWLHHSLTSLGAALEAKGSRLLLRRGPAQDVIRQLAAETNAGHLFWNRRYSLPERTVDAAVKAWAGGNGIEAASYQANLLFEPWTVRTGAGGPYKVFTPFWRACLADGEVRDPLDAPRNLPAPPEGTGAAGDDLGSWHLLPTSPDWSGGLADTWDPGEDGAQRRLEDFLGGPAADYGTGRNVPGVEGTSRLSPHLRFGEVSPFRVWREIRGRFPREVPADVGIFRSELGWREFCWHLLYTNPELATRNYRPEFDRFEWQSLGSDELEAWQQGRTGYPFVDAGMRQLWQTGWMHNRVRMAAASFLVKNLLADWRTGEAWFWDTLVDADAASNPANWQWVAASGADASPYYRIFNPVTQSKKFDAAGSYLRRYIPELAELDGKGVHEPWKAGGELRGYPAPLVDLPESRERALEAYQRLKDS; encoded by the coding sequence ATGGAATCCTCCGGTGTGACCTCGATCGTCTGGCTTCGCGACGACCTTCGGCTGGATGACAACCCTGCCCTGGCGGAAGCAGCGGCGCTGGGCCTGCCCCTGACGGTGCTTTTCATCCTCGACGAGGAGTCCGAAGGAATCCGGCCCCTGGGCGGGGCAACCAGGTGGTGGCTGCACCATTCCCTCACCTCCCTGGGCGCGGCGCTCGAAGCCAAAGGCTCCCGGCTGCTCCTCCGCCGCGGTCCCGCCCAGGACGTCATCCGGCAACTCGCGGCCGAAACCAACGCCGGCCATCTGTTCTGGAACCGCCGCTACAGCCTTCCGGAGCGCACAGTCGACGCCGCCGTCAAGGCGTGGGCCGGAGGGAACGGGATCGAAGCCGCGAGCTACCAGGCGAACCTCCTGTTTGAGCCATGGACGGTCCGCACCGGCGCCGGCGGCCCCTACAAGGTGTTCACTCCGTTCTGGCGGGCCTGCCTGGCGGACGGTGAGGTGCGCGACCCCCTCGATGCGCCAAGGAATCTGCCGGCCCCGCCTGAGGGAACAGGCGCTGCCGGGGACGACCTCGGGAGCTGGCACCTCCTGCCCACCTCCCCCGACTGGAGCGGCGGGCTGGCCGATACCTGGGATCCTGGCGAAGACGGCGCCCAGCGCCGGCTTGAGGATTTCCTGGGCGGTCCCGCAGCGGACTATGGCACCGGCCGCAACGTGCCCGGCGTGGAAGGAACCAGCCGCCTGTCTCCGCACCTGCGCTTCGGCGAAGTCAGTCCTTTCAGGGTCTGGCGGGAAATCCGCGGCCGCTTTCCACGGGAGGTGCCGGCCGACGTCGGGATTTTCCGTTCCGAGCTCGGCTGGCGCGAATTCTGCTGGCACCTGCTGTACACCAACCCGGAACTTGCCACCCGCAACTACCGGCCGGAGTTTGACCGGTTTGAGTGGCAGTCCCTGGGCAGCGACGAACTGGAAGCCTGGCAGCAGGGACGTACCGGATACCCGTTTGTTGATGCCGGCATGCGGCAGCTCTGGCAGACAGGCTGGATGCACAACCGGGTGCGGATGGCGGCAGCGTCCTTCCTGGTCAAGAACCTCCTGGCAGACTGGCGGACCGGGGAGGCCTGGTTCTGGGACACTTTGGTGGACGCAGACGCCGCAAGCAATCCCGCCAACTGGCAGTGGGTGGCAGCGTCGGGAGCGGATGCGTCCCCGTACTACCGGATCTTCAATCCGGTGACCCAGAGCAAGAAGTTCGACGCCGCCGGGAGCTACCTGCGGCGCTACATCCCTGAGCTGGCGGAATTGGACGGGAAAGGCGTCCACGAGCCGTGGAAGGCCGGTGGCGAGCTGCGGGGATACCCCGCTCCCCTGGTGGACCTGCCGGAGTCCCGTGAACGGGCCCTGGAGGCCTACCAGCGGCTCAAGGACAGCTGA
- a CDS encoding TPM domain-containing protein, protein MRSKFKRILAVIGLAGLLAVPAGAAWAEDPVTIPSGQNIVDNANVLGSRKGEVQEAIQKLLKDEKYNLYVVTVDTFTNPTVPADWAAAVAAKKGMGRSDAILAIAKDDGKFSFVLNSASPIKSKQGAISQNAVTANLAGGKRDFAQAAIDTAAAIGDAARGGSGNVPSDSGAGAAVLVGTGVVAAGGAGAYLYFRNKRKKAAAVQASSGSYGPQGTAVDPLASLSVEELRRKSGSLLIEADDAIKSSEQELLFAQAQYGDSAVGNFTKALEEAKGHMTESFKLQQQLDDHIPDTEEQQRTWLGEIIRRSEAALASLQEQKADFDALRELEKNAPQALATVNDGARQADAKIASAEASLATLRTKYAESALAQVSDNILQAKERLAFVQNATATAQQKLSEGEGSLAAVAVRAAEESLHQTNVLLDAIAKVSSNLDEARNSLEAAVVDTSQDLAQARAMIQSGAHPELAGPVAGVESALAQVKAEIQGGKIDPIATLQRVETAHQSLDQALSGIRDQQEQARRAQASLQQTIMSAQAQISATSDYITARRGGVGTEARTRLAESQRNLDYALSISRTDPVTALTYAQQAHALAAQAAQLAQADVDHFGGYANQGYGRGGMFGGGGGGGLGGAILGGILINSILNGGVGGGWGGGHNDGGGWGGGDFGGGGDFGGGDFGGGDSGSF, encoded by the coding sequence ATGCGGTCAAAGTTCAAACGTATCCTCGCCGTGATCGGCCTGGCCGGGCTGCTGGCGGTACCCGCCGGAGCGGCCTGGGCGGAGGATCCGGTCACCATCCCGTCCGGCCAAAACATCGTGGACAACGCGAATGTACTGGGAAGCCGCAAGGGCGAAGTCCAGGAAGCAATCCAGAAGCTGCTGAAGGACGAAAAGTACAACCTCTACGTCGTGACCGTGGACACGTTCACCAACCCGACAGTACCCGCAGACTGGGCCGCTGCCGTTGCCGCGAAGAAGGGCATGGGCAGGTCCGACGCCATCCTCGCCATAGCTAAAGACGACGGAAAGTTCAGCTTTGTCCTGAACTCTGCCAGCCCCATCAAGTCCAAGCAGGGAGCCATAAGCCAGAACGCGGTAACGGCTAACCTGGCCGGTGGAAAACGCGATTTCGCCCAGGCGGCGATTGACACAGCGGCGGCGATCGGCGACGCGGCCCGGGGCGGAAGCGGCAACGTCCCTTCCGATAGCGGAGCCGGTGCAGCTGTCCTGGTAGGAACAGGCGTGGTGGCGGCCGGAGGTGCCGGCGCGTACCTCTACTTCCGCAACAAGCGGAAGAAAGCTGCGGCAGTCCAGGCGTCCAGCGGCAGCTACGGCCCGCAGGGCACCGCCGTCGATCCGTTGGCATCCCTGAGCGTGGAGGAACTGCGGCGCAAGAGTGGTTCACTGCTGATCGAGGCGGACGACGCCATCAAGTCCAGCGAGCAGGAACTCCTTTTCGCCCAGGCACAATACGGCGATTCCGCCGTCGGCAACTTCACGAAGGCGCTGGAGGAAGCCAAAGGCCACATGACGGAATCCTTCAAACTGCAGCAACAGCTGGACGATCACATCCCCGACACCGAGGAGCAGCAGCGCACGTGGCTGGGCGAGATCATCCGCCGTTCCGAGGCCGCGCTGGCTTCCCTGCAGGAGCAGAAGGCCGACTTCGATGCGCTGCGCGAACTCGAGAAAAACGCTCCGCAGGCACTTGCCACCGTCAATGATGGTGCCCGCCAGGCCGACGCGAAGATCGCCAGCGCCGAAGCCTCCCTGGCGACCCTCCGCACCAAGTATGCGGAAAGCGCCCTGGCCCAGGTTTCGGACAACATCCTGCAGGCCAAGGAACGTCTGGCATTCGTGCAGAACGCCACCGCCACTGCCCAGCAAAAGCTCAGCGAAGGCGAAGGCAGCCTGGCGGCGGTTGCCGTCCGTGCCGCCGAGGAAAGCCTGCACCAGACCAATGTCCTCCTGGATGCCATCGCCAAGGTCTCGTCCAACCTGGATGAGGCACGGAACAGCCTCGAGGCGGCCGTTGTGGACACCTCCCAGGACCTCGCCCAGGCAAGGGCCATGATCCAGTCCGGCGCACACCCGGAACTGGCAGGCCCGGTGGCCGGGGTTGAAAGCGCCCTGGCCCAGGTCAAAGCGGAAATCCAAGGCGGCAAGATTGACCCTATTGCCACCCTGCAGCGGGTGGAAACCGCCCACCAGTCGCTTGACCAGGCCCTCAGCGGCATCAGGGACCAGCAGGAGCAGGCCCGCCGGGCCCAGGCCTCCCTCCAGCAAACGATCATGTCTGCCCAGGCGCAGATCAGCGCCACCTCGGACTACATCACCGCCCGCCGCGGCGGTGTGGGGACCGAGGCACGCACCCGGCTGGCTGAGTCGCAGCGGAACCTCGACTACGCGCTGTCCATCTCGCGCACCGATCCGGTCACGGCACTCACCTACGCCCAGCAGGCCCACGCACTCGCCGCCCAGGCAGCCCAGCTCGCGCAAGCGGATGTGGACCACTTTGGCGGCTACGCCAACCAGGGCTACGGCCGCGGTGGCATGTTCGGCGGCGGCGGCGGTGGGGGCCTGGGCGGCGCCATCCTGGGCGGCATCCTGATCAACTCCATCCTCAACGGCGGCGTTGGCGGCGGTTGGGGTGGCGGCCACAATGATGGCGGCGGCTGGGGCGGCGGCGACTTCGGTGGCGGGGGCGACTTCGGTGGCGGTGACTTTGGCGGAGGCGACTCCGGAAGCTTCTAA